One Streptomyces lincolnensis genomic region harbors:
- a CDS encoding sulfite exporter TauE/SafE family protein, whose product MTQLLLPAIVLLGSSVQWLTGMGFALVTVPALVLLLGPADGVVLANCASGAICAVGLGTGRRHIRLTAMVPLCVAAACTVPAGTWLTRRLPESVLLLVMGGLVTAAVVLVMRGARIPALRGRRGAVAAGAAGGFMNAAAGVGGPPVSLYALNAGWTVREFVPNAMFYGVIVNAFSVASNGMPHLTGTQWASVVTAMLVGGLIGRALAGRLPEERARLLVLSLALAGGITAMTKGLWGL is encoded by the coding sequence ATGACACAACTGCTCCTGCCGGCGATCGTGCTGCTCGGTTCCTCCGTGCAGTGGCTGACCGGCATGGGCTTCGCCCTGGTCACCGTGCCCGCGCTCGTCCTGCTCCTGGGCCCCGCGGACGGCGTGGTGCTCGCGAACTGCGCCTCCGGCGCGATCTGCGCGGTCGGCCTGGGAACGGGCCGGCGCCACATACGCCTCACCGCGATGGTCCCGCTCTGCGTGGCCGCGGCCTGCACGGTCCCGGCGGGCACCTGGCTGACCCGCCGACTCCCCGAGTCCGTACTGCTGTTGGTCATGGGCGGCCTGGTGACGGCGGCCGTCGTGCTGGTCATGCGCGGCGCCCGCATCCCCGCCCTGCGCGGCCGCCGCGGCGCGGTCGCGGCCGGCGCGGCGGGCGGGTTCATGAACGCGGCGGCGGGCGTCGGAGGGCCGCCGGTATCCCTCTACGCCCTCAACGCGGGCTGGACCGTACGGGAGTTCGTCCCGAACGCGATGTTCTACGGCGTGATCGTGAACGCCTTCTCCGTGGCCTCGAACGGGATGCCGCACCTGACCGGGACACAGTGGGCCTCGGTGGTCACGGCCATGCTGGTCGGCGGCCTCATCGGCCGGGCCCTCGCGGGCCGGCTCCCGGAGGAACGGGCCCGACTCCTGGTGCTGTCCCTGGCGTTGGCGGGCGGGATCACGGCGATGACGAAGGGGTTGTGGGGCCTGTGA
- a CDS encoding SgcJ/EcaC family oxidoreductase produces MTRRSITKRAAVVTATALVAVGTVTAGVSMAGQDHAPKGKKATKAQIASLFDTWNAALQTRDSDKVADLYAKNAVLLPTVSNQVRTDRAQIVDYFDHFLANKPVGTKVKTIVNVLDSNSAIDTGVYRFALTDHDTGEKRMVEARYTYTYEKIGGKWLIVNHHSSAMPEK; encoded by the coding sequence ATGACCCGTCGTTCCATAACCAAGCGCGCAGCCGTCGTCACCGCCACCGCCCTCGTCGCGGTAGGCACCGTCACCGCCGGCGTGAGCATGGCCGGCCAGGACCACGCGCCCAAGGGCAAGAAGGCGACCAAGGCGCAGATCGCCTCGCTCTTCGACACCTGGAACGCGGCACTCCAGACCCGTGACTCGGACAAGGTCGCGGACCTCTACGCGAAGAACGCGGTCCTGCTGCCCACCGTCTCCAACCAGGTCCGCACGGACAGAGCCCAGATCGTCGACTACTTCGACCACTTCCTGGCGAACAAGCCGGTCGGTACGAAGGTCAAGACGATCGTCAACGTCCTCGACAGCAACTCCGCGATCGACACCGGTGTGTACAGGTTCGCGCTCACCGACCACGACACCGGTGAGAAGCGCATGGTCGAGGCCCGCTACACCTACACGTACGAGAAGATCGGCGGCAAGTGGCTGATCGTCAACCACCACTCCTCGGCGATGCCGGAGAAGTGA
- a CDS encoding YbaB/EbfC family nucleoid-associated protein — protein MIPGGGQPNMQQLLQQAQKMQQDLANAQEELARTEVDGQAGGGLVKATVTGAGELRALKIDPKAVDPEDTETLADLIVAAVQAANENAQSLQQQKLGPLAQGLGGGGSGIPGLPF, from the coding sequence GTGATCCCCGGTGGTGGCCAGCCCAACATGCAGCAGCTGCTGCAGCAGGCCCAGAAGATGCAGCAGGACCTGGCGAACGCGCAGGAGGAACTGGCGCGGACCGAGGTCGACGGCCAGGCCGGCGGTGGTCTGGTGAAGGCGACGGTCACCGGTGCCGGCGAGCTGCGTGCGCTGAAGATCGACCCGAAGGCGGTGGACCCGGAGGACACCGAAACTCTCGCGGACCTCATCGTCGCGGCGGTCCAGGCGGCCAACGAGAACGCGCAGTCCCTCCAGCAGCAGAAGCTCGGCCCGTTGGCGCAGGGTCTGGGCGGTGGCGGCAGCGGCATCCCCGGCCTGCCGTTCTAG
- a CDS encoding response regulator transcription factor: MHVLLVEDDEPVAQSLRRGLIRYGFEVDWVSTGAAALAHPEPYDVVLLDLGLPDTDGLDVCRALRGRGDVPIIVISARSDETDRVVGLELGADDYVSKPFGVREVIARIRAVMRRTQPRTEAAANGAAPAPPGPDRYGSRLTVDRKAARVRLDGEEVALAPKEYDLLAFLTEEPGALMSREQIMEAVWDANWFGPTKTLDVHVAALRRKLKGAITIEAVRGVGFRLEIVQDDEPS, encoded by the coding sequence GTGCACGTTCTACTCGTGGAAGACGATGAGCCGGTCGCCCAGTCGCTGCGGCGCGGCCTGATCCGCTACGGCTTCGAGGTGGACTGGGTCTCCACGGGCGCGGCCGCACTGGCCCACCCGGAGCCCTACGACGTCGTACTCCTCGACCTCGGTCTGCCCGACACCGACGGGCTCGACGTCTGCCGGGCGCTGCGCGGGCGCGGTGACGTGCCGATCATCGTGATCAGCGCGCGCAGCGACGAGACGGACCGGGTGGTGGGGCTGGAGCTCGGCGCCGACGACTACGTCTCCAAGCCGTTCGGGGTGCGCGAGGTCATCGCGCGGATACGAGCGGTGATGCGGCGCACGCAGCCCCGTACGGAGGCGGCCGCCAACGGCGCCGCGCCCGCACCCCCCGGCCCCGACCGGTACGGCTCCCGCCTGACCGTCGACCGCAAGGCCGCCCGCGTCCGCCTGGACGGCGAGGAGGTCGCCCTCGCGCCCAAGGAGTACGACCTGCTGGCCTTCCTCACCGAGGAGCCGGGCGCGCTGATGTCGCGCGAGCAGATCATGGAGGCGGTCTGGGACGCGAACTGGTTCGGGCCGACGAAGACGCTGGACGTGCACGTGGCGGCGCTGCGGCGGAAGCTGAAGGGCGCGATCACGATCGAGGCGGTCCGCGGGGTCGGCTTCCGGCTGGAGATCGTCCAGGACGACGAGCCCTCGTGA
- a CDS encoding aspartate kinase, with translation MGLVVQKYGGSSVADAEGIKRVAKRIVEAKKNGHQVVVVVSAMGDTTDELIDLAEQVSPMPAGREFDMLLTAGERISMALLAMAIKNLGHEAQSFTGSQAGVITDSVHNKARIIDVTPGRIRDSVDQGNIAIVAGFQGVSQDKKDITTLGRGGSDTTAVALAAALDAEVCEIYTDVDGVFTADPRVVKKAQKIDWISFEDMLELAASGSKVLLHRCVEYARRYNIPIHVRSSFSGLRGTWVSSEPIEQGDQKVEQAIISGVAHDTSEAKITVVGVPDKPGEAATIFRTISDAEINIDMIVQNVSAASTGLTDISFTLPKTEGRKAIDALEKNKAGIGFDSLRYDDQIGKISLVGAGMKTNPGVTASFFEALSDAGVNIELISTSEIRISVVTRADDVAEAVRAVHSAFGLDSDSDEAVVYGGTGR, from the coding sequence GTGGGCCTTGTCGTGCAGAAGTACGGAGGCTCCTCCGTAGCCGATGCCGAGGGCATCAAGCGCGTCGCCAAGCGGATCGTGGAAGCGAAGAAGAACGGCCACCAGGTGGTCGTCGTCGTTTCCGCGATGGGCGACACGACGGACGAGCTGATCGATCTCGCCGAGCAGGTATCGCCGATGCCTGCCGGGCGTGAGTTCGACATGCTGCTGACCGCCGGAGAGCGTATCTCCATGGCGCTGCTGGCCATGGCGATCAAAAACCTGGGCCACGAGGCCCAGAGCTTCACCGGCAGCCAGGCAGGCGTCATCACCGACTCGGTCCACAACAAAGCCCGGATCATCGACGTCACCCCGGGCCGGATCCGGGACTCGGTGGACCAGGGCAACATCGCCATCGTCGCCGGCTTCCAGGGCGTCAGCCAGGACAAGAAGGACATCACCACGCTCGGTCGCGGTGGTTCCGACACCACGGCGGTGGCCCTCGCGGCCGCCCTCGACGCCGAGGTCTGCGAGATCTACACCGACGTCGACGGTGTGTTCACCGCCGACCCGCGGGTGGTGAAGAAGGCGCAGAAGATCGACTGGATCTCCTTCGAGGACATGCTGGAGCTCGCCGCCTCCGGTTCGAAGGTGCTGCTCCACCGGTGCGTGGAGTACGCCCGCCGCTACAACATCCCGATCCACGTGCGCTCCTCCTTCAGTGGGCTGAGGGGCACCTGGGTCAGCAGTGAGCCGATCGAGCAAGGGGACCAGAAGGTGGAGCAGGCCATCATCTCCGGTGTCGCGCACGACACCTCCGAGGCCAAGATCACGGTCGTCGGTGTGCCGGACAAGCCGGGCGAGGCCGCGACGATCTTCCGCACGATCTCCGACGCCGAGATCAACATCGACATGATCGTGCAGAACGTGTCCGCGGCCTCCACCGGTCTGACGGACATCTCCTTCACGCTGCCGAAGACCGAGGGCCGCAAGGCCATCGACGCGCTGGAGAAGAACAAGGCCGGCATCGGCTTCGACTCCCTGCGCTACGACGACCAGATCGGCAAGATCTCCCTCGTAGGCGCCGGGATGAAGACCAACCCCGGGGTCACGGCCTCCTTCTTCGAGGCGCTGTCCGACGCGGGCGTGAACATCGAGCTGATCTCGACCTCCGAGATCCGCATCTCGGTCGTCACGCGTGCCGACGACGTGGCCGAGGCGGTGCGCGCCGTGCACAGCGCCTTCGGTCTCGACTCCGACAGCGACGAGGCCGTCGTCTACGGGGGCACCGGCCGCTGA
- a CDS encoding DUF5063 domain-containing protein, giving the protein MSDATLHVNSQNPDDFAVQIADQVESFLVAVTEVAKGDEPDSAVPFLLLEVSQLLLAGGRLGAHEDIVPDERYEPDLGPEPDVDQLRENFARLLEPVDVYSEVFDPYEPRKAPVPARISDDLADVVADLRHGMAHYRAGRTTEALWWWQFSYFSNWGSTASATLRALQSVVAHVRLNQPLEELDGLDTDQAMGDETLEFEAGKVMMEEIAEPLGMRSIK; this is encoded by the coding sequence ATGTCTGACGCCACACTGCACGTCAACAGCCAGAATCCGGACGACTTCGCGGTCCAGATCGCCGACCAGGTCGAGAGCTTCCTGGTGGCCGTCACAGAGGTGGCCAAGGGCGACGAGCCGGACTCGGCGGTGCCCTTCCTCCTCCTGGAGGTCTCCCAACTGCTCCTGGCCGGCGGCCGCCTGGGCGCCCACGAGGACATCGTCCCCGACGAGCGCTACGAACCCGACCTGGGCCCGGAACCGGACGTCGACCAGCTCCGCGAGAACTTCGCCCGCCTGCTGGAGCCGGTCGACGTCTACTCCGAGGTCTTCGACCCCTACGAGCCCCGTAAGGCCCCCGTGCCCGCCCGGATCTCCGACGACCTCGCCGACGTCGTCGCCGACCTGCGCCACGGCATGGCCCACTACCGTGCCGGCCGCACCACCGAGGCCCTGTGGTGGTGGCAGTTCTCCTACTTCTCCAACTGGGGCTCCACGGCGTCGGCGACGCTCAGGGCCTTGCAGTCGGTGGTCGCCCATGTCCGCCTGAACCAGCCCCTGGAGGAACTGGACGGCCTCGACACCGACCAGGCCATGGGGGACGAGACCCTGGAGTTCGAGGCCGGCAAGGTGATGATGGAGGAGATCGCGGAGCCGCTGGGGATGCGGTCGATCAAGTGA
- a CDS encoding helix-turn-helix domain-containing protein, translated as MVGQYNSHSQAPAAWRYSGDQLKRWRAKADVSREQLASAANYSPETIASMERGVRRPTPRVLDVADELCGAQGLLSAGKQFVNREKFPARAQDFMEREREATSLWWYEVSLVPGLLQTKAYARALIDNRTPPLDEETVEERITARLERQAILNRQKPTVGLSFVLFEAVLRVPQVDVEQLRRLLEVSRFRNVVVQVLPFERAIPAALEGAMVLLETRDHERFAFAEGAFVSEMSADPGVVSRVTERLSMIRTQALAPDESARFIERMVDSRE; from the coding sequence GTGGTGGGCCAGTACAACTCCCATTCCCAAGCTCCTGCGGCCTGGCGGTACAGCGGTGACCAGTTGAAACGCTGGCGCGCGAAGGCGGATGTCAGCCGGGAGCAGCTCGCGTCGGCCGCCAACTACTCCCCGGAGACCATCGCGTCCATGGAGCGCGGCGTGCGCAGGCCGACACCGCGCGTGCTCGACGTGGCGGACGAACTGTGCGGTGCGCAAGGGCTGTTGAGCGCGGGCAAGCAGTTCGTGAACCGGGAGAAGTTCCCGGCGCGGGCGCAGGACTTCATGGAGCGGGAGAGGGAGGCGACCAGTCTTTGGTGGTACGAAGTCTCCCTTGTGCCTGGGCTGTTGCAGACGAAGGCGTACGCGCGTGCCCTCATCGACAATCGCACCCCACCCCTGGACGAGGAGACCGTCGAGGAGCGGATCACGGCCCGCCTGGAGCGGCAGGCCATCCTCAACCGGCAGAAGCCGACGGTGGGACTGAGCTTCGTCCTTTTCGAGGCCGTACTGCGCGTCCCGCAGGTGGATGTTGAGCAACTGCGCCGACTGCTGGAAGTTTCCCGGTTTCGGAACGTGGTGGTGCAGGTGTTGCCCTTCGAACGGGCCATCCCCGCCGCGCTGGAGGGGGCCATGGTGCTCCTGGAGACCCGGGACCACGAGCGATTCGCCTTCGCGGAGGGGGCGTTCGTCAGCGAGATGTCGGCTGATCCGGGGGTTGTCAGTCGGGTGACGGAGCGGCTTAGCATGATCCGCACACAAGCCCTTGCCCCGGACGAGTCGGCCCGTTTCATCGAGCGGATGGTGGACAGTCGTGAGTGA
- a CDS encoding NB-ARC domain-containing protein, with protein sequence MSGAAEASGDRSIAAAGSIRQAVTGDGAVAHYTERSLTLPPEAFELPQAPPNMVNLPDRAGLFVGRRPELRSLDTAFERTGGVVVQAVHGLGGIGKSTLAAKWAAGKTASYNPVWWITAVTPLEIESGLAGLAVALQPALRDVLSQEALAERAVQWLGTHTGWLLVLDNVSDPVDVRPLLGRIAGGRFLITTRRATGWHGIAETLPVDVLGPAEAVELFERIYGDPAQDVQELCGELGCLPLAVEQAAAYCAEARIIPRAYLELLARSPERVLANTAEGVDGLRTVARVWRVTMDRLADTPLAETILRVIAWWAPDGIPRAYVAPLADESDITEALRRLAAHSMIRLHEDETISVHRLVQAISRTGEDAAETYEEAVGLLLGREQAMLGSVWITHAEVLAEHGHGKMASEGVLLLTIAVGNWYATNLSPGRASELHEAAMTGAERVLGPRSPITLLARQCVAHRCRETEPGRAVRLLTENVAVAKRVFGRNARRTFNARTSLARLKLNLGDISGGLSLAARNARRAERALGGDDPVILAADAVVAQGWRMRAESDPDRYAVRAAAEIERLLIKAIRVDGAFSETVLDLMWELGGVRETTGDLAGAIRMTQEYLEKYSVPPDSMDLSGLTARVRIVQLLVDAGHPQQARELAIALLAETEQELAGSEVGSRFRDALAALVVRIAPADDT encoded by the coding sequence GTGAGCGGGGCGGCGGAGGCGTCCGGGGACCGTTCGATCGCTGCGGCCGGATCCATCCGGCAGGCAGTCACCGGGGACGGCGCGGTCGCGCACTACACGGAGAGGTCCCTGACTCTCCCACCGGAGGCGTTCGAGCTGCCACAGGCTCCGCCGAACATGGTCAACCTGCCTGACCGGGCAGGGTTGTTCGTCGGACGCAGACCAGAACTCAGGAGCCTGGACACGGCGTTCGAGCGAACGGGCGGCGTGGTCGTCCAGGCGGTGCACGGTCTGGGCGGCATCGGAAAGTCGACGCTGGCGGCCAAGTGGGCGGCGGGGAAAACGGCGTCGTACAACCCGGTGTGGTGGATTACCGCCGTGACGCCGCTGGAGATCGAGTCCGGGCTGGCGGGGCTGGCGGTTGCGCTCCAGCCGGCTCTGCGGGATGTGCTGTCGCAGGAGGCGCTGGCGGAGCGAGCCGTGCAGTGGCTGGGGACCCACACAGGTTGGCTGTTGGTGCTGGACAACGTCTCCGATCCGGTGGACGTGCGACCTCTGCTGGGACGGATCGCTGGTGGGCGTTTCCTGATCACGACGCGGCGGGCGACAGGGTGGCACGGGATCGCCGAGACGCTGCCGGTCGATGTGCTCGGACCGGCCGAGGCGGTCGAGCTGTTCGAACGGATATATGGCGATCCGGCTCAGGACGTCCAGGAACTGTGTGGCGAGCTGGGGTGTCTGCCGCTGGCCGTGGAACAGGCCGCGGCGTACTGTGCGGAAGCCCGCATCATTCCTCGCGCCTATCTGGAACTGCTGGCCCGCTCCCCCGAGCGGGTCCTCGCGAACACAGCCGAGGGAGTGGACGGGCTGCGGACGGTCGCCCGCGTGTGGCGAGTGACCATGGATCGTCTGGCGGACACGCCGCTCGCCGAGACCATCCTGCGAGTCATCGCCTGGTGGGCTCCGGACGGGATCCCACGGGCGTACGTCGCACCACTGGCCGACGAGTCGGACATCACCGAGGCTCTGCGCCGCCTCGCTGCGCACAGCATGATCCGCCTGCACGAGGACGAGACCATATCGGTGCACCGGTTGGTGCAGGCAATATCGCGGACGGGTGAAGACGCCGCTGAGACCTACGAGGAAGCCGTTGGTCTGCTACTCGGGCGCGAGCAGGCCATGCTCGGCTCTGTATGGATCACGCATGCGGAGGTACTCGCCGAGCACGGCCACGGGAAGATGGCGTCGGAGGGCGTGCTACTGCTGACCATCGCCGTCGGTAACTGGTACGCGACGAATCTGTCGCCCGGCCGTGCCAGCGAACTGCACGAGGCTGCGATGACCGGCGCCGAGCGGGTCCTGGGGCCACGGAGCCCGATCACTCTGCTCGCGCGTCAATGTGTCGCTCACCGTTGCCGGGAGACCGAGCCCGGCCGCGCGGTGCGGTTACTGACAGAGAACGTGGCCGTGGCCAAACGCGTCTTTGGGCGCAACGCCCGGCGGACGTTCAACGCACGGACATCTCTGGCCAGGCTGAAGTTGAATCTGGGGGACATCAGCGGTGGGCTGTCCCTGGCAGCGAGGAACGCCCGCCGAGCGGAGCGTGCCCTTGGCGGCGACGACCCGGTGATCCTCGCCGCCGACGCTGTGGTGGCCCAGGGATGGCGCATGAGGGCCGAGTCGGATCCCGATCGCTACGCGGTACGAGCGGCCGCTGAGATCGAGCGATTGCTCATCAAGGCGATCCGAGTGGACGGTGCGTTCAGCGAGACAGTCCTCGACCTCATGTGGGAACTCGGTGGTGTCCGCGAGACTACGGGTGATCTTGCCGGAGCTATTCGGATGACCCAGGAGTATCTGGAGAAGTACTCGGTGCCGCCCGACAGCATGGATCTGTCGGGACTGACGGCGCGTGTTCGGATCGTGCAACTGCTGGTGGACGCAGGACACCCTCAACAAGCTCGGGAGTTGGCCATTGCTCTGCTCGCCGAGACGGAGCAGGAACTCGCCGGCAGCGAAGTCGGTAGTCGGTTCCGTGACGCCCTTGCCGCGCTTGTCGTGCGTATCGCCCCGGCCGACGACACTTGA
- a CDS encoding sensor histidine kinase, with protein MNRQLIRSYILLVAVAIFLFTVPVAFTLTSQLRGDTLQSVQREAKTMALLLGSDDTASCEALEQMATAYGKETHGTVQVTPTPTCEPDLPRPERDADLTRTVRDDTPTHDWGSDFIWGEHLVVTVPADHGAAVRIAYPTSEMTSRLWQIWGFRAGLAALVLGAAAVIGGFAARRITAPLRELNDMASKFSDGDLTARSPVTGPPETQTLARTLNQGAERLDTLVASQRIFVADASHQLRTPLTALRLSLDNIADGVDDEFVREDVEQATAEVVRMSRLVNGLLVLARAEAKVTAPEPLSLGDIVDERLAVWRPAADERGVTVAPMGSIDGRLLVMSSPGALDQVLDNVFSNALEVSPDGGTITVRAQARGDEVVLSVLDGGPGMSDAEKSRAFDRFWRGQGLTGRSGSGLGLAVVKQLVTDDGGSVTLRDAPGGGLCVEIRLRAAPRGGG; from the coding sequence GTGAACCGCCAGCTCATCCGCAGTTACATCCTGCTCGTCGCGGTGGCGATCTTCCTGTTCACGGTGCCGGTGGCGTTCACGCTCACCAGTCAGCTCCGGGGCGACACCCTTCAGTCCGTGCAGCGCGAGGCCAAGACCATGGCACTGCTGCTGGGCAGCGACGACACCGCCTCGTGCGAGGCCCTGGAACAGATGGCCACGGCCTACGGCAAGGAGACGCACGGCACGGTCCAGGTGACGCCCACCCCCACCTGCGAGCCGGACCTGCCGCGGCCCGAGCGGGACGCGGACCTCACCCGGACCGTGCGGGACGACACGCCCACGCACGACTGGGGTTCCGACTTCATCTGGGGCGAGCACCTGGTGGTGACCGTCCCCGCGGACCACGGCGCCGCCGTACGCATCGCGTATCCGACCTCGGAGATGACCTCCAGGCTCTGGCAGATCTGGGGCTTTCGCGCCGGCCTCGCCGCGCTCGTGCTGGGCGCGGCCGCGGTGATCGGCGGGTTCGCCGCCCGCCGTATCACCGCGCCCCTGCGCGAACTCAACGACATGGCCAGCAAGTTCAGCGACGGCGACCTGACCGCGCGCTCCCCGGTCACGGGCCCGCCGGAGACGCAGACCCTGGCCCGCACCCTCAACCAGGGCGCGGAACGCCTGGACACGCTGGTCGCCTCGCAGCGGATCTTCGTGGCGGACGCCTCGCACCAACTCCGCACCCCGCTCACGGCGTTGCGGCTGTCCCTGGACAACATCGCGGACGGCGTGGACGACGAGTTCGTACGCGAGGACGTGGAGCAGGCGACGGCCGAGGTGGTCCGGATGAGCCGCCTGGTCAACGGCCTGCTGGTGCTGGCCCGGGCCGAGGCGAAGGTCACGGCGCCGGAACCGCTGTCCCTCGGAGACATCGTGGACGAGCGCCTGGCGGTGTGGAGGCCGGCCGCCGACGAGCGCGGAGTCACCGTCGCGCCCATGGGGAGTATCGACGGCCGGCTGCTGGTGATGTCCTCTCCCGGTGCCTTGGACCAGGTGCTGGACAACGTGTTCTCGAACGCCCTGGAGGTGTCACCGGACGGCGGCACGATCACCGTTCGGGCTCAGGCTCGGGGCGACGAGGTGGTGCTGTCGGTGCTCGACGGGGGCCCCGGCATGTCGGATGCCGAGAAGTCCCGCGCCTTCGACCGCTTCTGGCGCGGTCAGGGTCTGACCGGCCGTTCCGGTTCGGGCCTCGGGCTCGCCGTCGTCAAGCAACTGGTGACCGACGACGGCGGATCCGTGACGCTGCGGGACGCTCCCGGAGGCGGCCTCTGTGTGGAGATCCGCCTGCGGGCCGCGCCGCGAGGTGGGGGCTGA
- the recR gene encoding recombination mediator RecR — MYEGVVQDLIDELGRLPGVGPKSAQRIAFHILQAEPTDVRRLAQCLMEVKAKVRFCATCGNVAQEELCGICRDTRRDPTVICVVEEPKDVVAIERTREFRGRYHVLGGAISPIEGVGPDDLRIRELLARLADGTVTELILATDPNLEGEATATYLARMIKPMGLRVTRLASGLPVGGDLEYADEVTLGRAFEGRRLLDV; from the coding sequence TTGTACGAAGGCGTGGTCCAGGACCTCATCGACGAGCTGGGACGGCTGCCCGGCGTCGGTCCCAAGAGCGCGCAGCGGATCGCCTTCCACATCCTCCAGGCGGAGCCGACGGACGTACGCCGTCTCGCGCAGTGCCTGATGGAGGTCAAGGCGAAGGTCCGCTTCTGCGCGACCTGCGGCAACGTGGCACAGGAAGAGCTGTGCGGCATCTGCCGTGACACCCGCCGCGACCCGACCGTCATCTGCGTGGTGGAGGAGCCGAAGGACGTGGTGGCGATCGAGCGGACCCGTGAGTTCCGCGGCCGCTACCACGTGCTCGGCGGCGCGATCAGCCCCATCGAGGGCGTCGGCCCGGACGACCTGCGGATCCGAGAACTCCTGGCGCGGCTGGCGGACGGCACGGTCACCGAGCTGATCCTCGCCACCGACCCGAATCTCGAAGGCGAGGCGACGGCCACGTACCTCGCCCGCATGATCAAGCCCATGGGCCTCAGGGTCACCCGCCTGGCCAGCGGCCTCCCGGTGGGTGGTGACCTGGAATACGCGGACGAGGTGACCCTCGGCCGCGCCTTCGAGGGGAGACGACTCCTAGATGTCTGA
- a CDS encoding DUF397 domain-containing protein, which translates to MSDQLKWFKSSYSDSEGGACVEVAFADRTHVRDSKLAAGPEITLAAPAWQAFISAVQPGA; encoded by the coding sequence GTGAGTGACCAGCTGAAGTGGTTCAAGTCGAGCTACAGCGACAGCGAGGGCGGTGCCTGCGTCGAAGTAGCGTTCGCCGATCGCACCCACGTCCGTGACTCCAAGCTCGCCGCCGGTCCTGAGATCACCCTTGCCGCTCCTGCCTGGCAGGCGTTCATTTCCGCAGTTCAGCCCGGAGCTTGA
- a CDS encoding Uma2 family endonuclease, whose amino-acid sequence MTPRTEQQPQMSVEEFEELERHAPETVWLEFVNGKVVVKPMADGNHREMIAWLQRVCMQHRPDLWLHAESGLKTERYRKGRARADGVLVRVGGLKGDGEWSEADSTLMAVEITSYDSDTNRRDRVEKPDGYAAAGIPVYLLIDRDDCSVVVFNQPEDGRYRHEEKLPFGASVKLPEPVNMTLDTEPLKEFVD is encoded by the coding sequence ATGACCCCCAGGACCGAGCAGCAGCCCCAAATGTCTGTCGAGGAGTTCGAGGAACTCGAACGCCATGCCCCGGAGACCGTGTGGCTGGAGTTCGTCAATGGGAAGGTCGTGGTCAAGCCCATGGCGGACGGCAACCATCGCGAGATGATCGCCTGGCTGCAACGAGTGTGCATGCAGCATCGTCCTGATCTGTGGTTGCACGCCGAGAGTGGTCTGAAGACGGAGCGCTACCGGAAGGGGCGCGCTCGCGCGGACGGTGTGCTCGTTCGTGTCGGTGGTCTCAAGGGGGACGGTGAGTGGTCGGAGGCCGACAGCACCTTGATGGCCGTAGAGATCACGTCCTACGACTCCGACACCAACCGACGTGACCGAGTCGAGAAGCCCGACGGCTACGCCGCCGCCGGCATCCCCGTCTACCTCCTCATCGACCGCGACGACTGCTCGGTCGTCGTGTTCAATCAGCCCGAGGACGGCAGGTACCGCCACGAAGAGAAGCTGCCCTTCGGTGCCTCCGTCAAGTTGCCCGAGCCCGTGAACATGACCCTCGACACCGAGCCCCTCAAGGAGTTCGTGGACTGA